In the genome of Henningerozyma blattae CBS 6284 chromosome 5, complete genome, one region contains:
- the UBP7 gene encoding ubiquitin-specific protease UBP7 (similar to Saccharomyces cerevisiae UBP7 (YIL156W) and UBP11 (YKR098C); ancestral locus Anc_5.712), protein MKRTKTLPNYTPEYSDELLQCVQEIYNNEFKTHYPQLKLEKLIDLLDHSSFLFETYTKSLRDSHFDDALSAFIVGSFYMYFIIPQSTQFLTKNRHYRMYHELKNLYEDELNMTNVLSMVKTEITKILDSNYKSQNESSNNLFVDSKFIRRERAFSVPNASNPFSLMNDTSLDSQLDNSMDTLNTSSTTVLSNKGTSAGPSFSNNSVTPNPTFRITLAKDANNMSANGNNSNSNSGINSSLQLPRYQYTNEVHSDVEYSIEDTDESSPLWTAPQLDSKNQLKLAPDAGNPQIVDDAYSNQLPSVTRVLSNIRRNQPKQSKLSLNTNTNSPRSIISQTPTSPTSRNIPYTNSHNNNTNSNNNSSSTYIHSASSFDSSNDIFKDALANNLNSKINNSPTNIYNHGLTINTKDVEEDEEEDDFAETNPYHSSSVKEFPRKKSPTPLKSPVDRSVTHRKDSYHSVYMFNDSNEDNNNHGYDETSEYIESLEHIQKQDVITCPELFSLLSNNVEREKVLLIDLRFPERFVKNHIVAPNILQLNPKLLWDDTTNTPVYTAEKLEQIINNPLFSKRDTFKYVVYYSDMKTYMNMTFDYLFTLFYLLVTCTSKPVKSLPTSLLGGYEKWYKVINSYVNQYSITMNDYVYRKDAGASAGRPLNNNEKPKMEIWTPPQLPIRIRKRAPPPPPSSLPKPNSGKMPPPLPPKINLHGNPSLPPIHSPLENQVHSLDTHKQNGAIHRHFSIPILEKSENDYVSLSITGLRNLGNTCYINSMLQCLFATTEFRNIFLSHKYEKYMDHDIPTNQRLSKSFNMLFKKMYMNGGCSVVPTGFLKTCNILRPDLRIPDDQQDTQEFLMLILDRLHDELSNQHEVKLDYPDLVDYDVDDMEVQPGQYIKWYNESVKSNGLSPIDHVFQGQTEDGLVCQRCGCSSFTYSTFYILSLAIPKASTNAFGKIKRVNLEDCIKMFTNDEILSDENAWDCPRCGSAAPKQEPIHRHREKKHIHDISPPPRSPSSPEPRSKRFFLLNAPREVVRSYSPLRILPGGRHSFDKPRELKEHYSRSADENLSDDKENQNHTTPNGRAGRVRHYSGKMVTIKSVNFVKAPRILVIHLSRFYYDLTKKNNTVITYPLHLNISLKNGEVARYKLYGLVNHTGTLVSGHYTSLVNKDTDHELGSEKQKWFYFDDEIVKEEKNHGDIEGGVTSISSSHVYVLFYQRIK, encoded by the coding sequence ATGAAAAGAACAAAGACATTACCAAACTATACCCCTGAATACTCTGATGAATTGCTACAATGTGTACAAGagatttataataatgagTTCAAGACACATTATCCTCAGTTGAAGTTGGAGAAACTAATAGATCTGCTGGACCATAGTtcctttttatttgaaacatATACCAAGTCCTTAAGGGATTCTCATTTTGACGATGCCCTGTCTGCTTTCATTGTCGGATCTTTTTATATGTATTTCATTATACCGCAATCCACtcaatttttaacaaaGAACAGACATTATAGAATGTACCATGAATTAAAGAATCTatatgaagatgaattaaatatgaCAAACGTTCTTTCCATGGTAAAGACAGAAATTACAAAGATTTTAGATAGTAATTATAAATCACAGAATGAGagttctaataatttatttgtagATTCTAAGTTTATTAGGCGTGAAAGAGCATTTTCTGTACCAAATGCTTCAAATCCTTTCTCCTTAATGAATGATACTTCGTTGGATTCTCAATTAGACAATAGTATGGACACATTAAACACTTCTTCAACCACAGTTTTAAGTAATAAGGGCACTTCAGCTGGCCcatcattttcaaacaaTAGTGTAACCCCTAATCCAACTTTCCGTATAACTCTAGCTAAAGATGCGAATAATATGTCCGCAAATGgcaataatagcaatagtAATAGCGGCATCAACTCAAGCCTACAATTACCAAGGTATCAATATACCAATGAAGTCCATAGTGATGTAGAATATTCAATAGAAGACACAGACGAATCTTCTCCTTTATGGACTGCGCCACAATTGGATTctaaaaatcaattgaaattagCACCTGACGCAGGAAACCCACAAATAGTTGATGACGCttattcaaatcaattacCATCTGTAACAAGagtattatcaaatataagAAGAAATCAACCAAAACAAAGCAAACTATCTTTAAATACCAATACTAATTCACCAAGAAGTATTATATCCCAAACTCCAACTTCACCCACTTCCAGAAATATTCCTTATACTAATAGTCACAACAACAACAccaatagtaataataatagtagtagTACTTATATACATTCTGCATCGAGTTTTGATTCGTCAAATGATATCTTTAAAGATGCCTTAGCTAATAATCTAAACTCTAAAATCAACAACTCCCCAACTAACATCTACAATCATGGTTTGACAATAAACACTAAGGATgtagaagaagatgaagaggAAGATGATTTTGCTGAAACAAACCCCTATCATTCTTCCTCTGTAAAAGAATTcccaagaaaaaaatccCCAACTCCACTTAAATCACCGGTAGATAGATCAGTTACTCATAGAAAGGATTCTTACCATTCCGTTTATATGTTCAACGATTCCaatgaagataataataatcatgGTTATGATGAAACAAGTGAATATATTGAATCCCTAGAACACATTCAAAAACAAGATGTTATTACATGCccagaattattttcattattatcaaacaATGTTGAACGTGAAAAAGTTTTATTGATTGATTTAAGATTCCCTGAAAGATTTGTCAAAAATCATATCGTTGCtccaaatattttgcaATTAAACCCTAAATTATTATGGGATGATACCACAAATACACCTGTTTATACAGCTGAGAAATTAGAGCAAATTATTAACAACCCTCTTTTTTCTAAGAGAGATACGTTTAAATACGTAGTTTATTATTCAGATATGAAAACTTATATGAATATGActtttgattatttatttaccttattttatttactgGTTACGTGCACATCAAAACCTGTAAAATCTTTACCAACAAGTTTATTAGGTGGGTACGAAAAATGGTACAAAGTTATTAATTCATATGTTAATCAATATAGTATAACAATGAATGATTATGTTTATAGAAAGGATGCCGGTGCCAGCGCAGGAAGAccattgaataataatgaaaagcCTAAAATGGAAATTTGGACACCACCTCAATTACCAATTAGAATAAGGAAAAGAGCcccaccaccaccaccatCTTCTTTACCGAAACCAAATAGCGGTAAAATGCCTCCTCCGCTACCACCAAAGATCAATTTGCACGGTAATCCTTCTCTTCCTCCAATTCATAGTCCCTTAGAAAATCAAGTTCATTCTCTTGATACTCATAAGCAGAATGGGGCTATACATCGTCATTTTTCAATCCCTATCTTAGAAAAAAGTGAAAATGACTATGTTTCCCTGTCAATTACAGGTTTAAGAAATTTGGGCAATACATGCTATATTAATAGTATGCTACAATGTTTGTTTGCAACAACCGAATTtcgaaatattttcttatcTCATAagtatgaaaaatatatggaTCACGATATCCCCACTAATCAGAGGTTATCaaaatctttcaatatgctgtttaaaaaaatgtacATGAATGGGGGTTGCTCTGTTGTTCCTACAGGATTTTTAAAGActtgtaatattttaagaCCTGATTTAAGAATCCCAGATGATCAGCAAGATACACAGGAATTTCTAATGTTAATATTGGACAGATTACATGACGAACTGTCCAATCAGCATGAAGTTAAATTAGATTATCCAGACCTTGTAGATTATGATGTAGATGATATGGAGGTCCAGCCTGGGCAGTACATTAAATGGTATAATGAATCAGTGAAATCAAATGGACTTTCTCCAATAGATCATGTCTTCCAAGGCCAAACAGAAGATGGCCTTGTCTGCCAAAGATGCGGCTGTTCTTCATTTACATATTCTACATTTTACATCCTTTCATTAGCAATTCCAAAGGCATCTACAAATGCATTTGGGAAAATTAAACGTGTAAATTTAGAAGACTGTATTAAGATGTTCACCAATGATGAAATTCTTTCCGATGAGAATGCTTGGGATTGTCCAAGATGTGGCTCTGCGGCACCAAAACAAGAGCCAATTCATAGACATAGAGAAAAGAAGCACATCCATGATATTTCACCGCCTCCACGTAGTCCCTCAAGTCCCGAGCCAAGAAGTAAAAGATTCTTTTTGTTAAACGCACCTAGAGAAGTTGTAAGATCTTATTCACCTTTAAGAATTTTACCAGGTGGTCGACATTCGTTTGATAAGCCAAGAGAATTAAAAGAGCATTATTCAAGGAGTGCTGATGAAAATTTGTCtgatgataaagaaaatcaaaatcataCTACACCAAATGGTCGTGCGGGACGTGTAAGACATTATTCCGGTAAAATGGTTACAATTAAGAGTGTAAATTTTGTAAAGGCTCCTAGAATTTTAGTTATTCATCTTTCTAGAttttattatgatttaaccaagaaaaataatacagtTATTACATACCCATTGCATTTGAATATCTCACTGAAAAATGGAGAAGTTGCTAGATATAAGTTATATGGTTTAGTAAATCATACGGGTACTCTAGTGAGTGGGCATTATACATCCTTAGTTAATAAAGATACAGATCATGAATTAGGCAGCGAGAAGCAAAAAtggttttattttgatgACGAAATTGTTAAAGAGGAAAAAAACCACGGAGACATTGAAGGAGGGGTAACCAGCATTTCAAGTAGTCATGTTTATGTTCTATTTTACCAACGAATTAAATag
- the TBLA0E01770 gene encoding uncharacterized protein (similar to Saccharomyces cerevisiae BAS1 (YKR099W); ancestral locus Anc_5.713) → MPNSRNKNVSSNGKLSKSFVQKGGSFDPLDVTKSLGFQINRKIGRNVWSKDDDKKLTGLVQALLIEMGFPNGIKDIKSIEHSTDVSQQLNWDSLEAHFVEPRRRGKDLKKRWTASLDPNLKRGRWTDDEDKILLKAFQKHGPHWLIIAAEIPGRTEDQCAKRYTEVLGPNSKGRLREWSVEEDLLLISKVKQYGTKWRQISSEMECRPSLTCRNRWRKIITLVVRDKADPKISEAVRKHQELTKTNQNPPSNSPSPSQPQPQNNSNSMSNSITHEMPLPTRLLQQNTNLSISNKNTTPANSPPHLIRPLSVPLPMNASHVNNLMNNMNNNNIGRFHRPMMANSTGNSPIPMNALLSIRGLDNISTSSPSHNIHNNNSTQDNSHTNNKIENTFYHSHTQYASDGISCISNLNSFNNPNNKSSPEWTVTLKDSKEKTITQETLNNESIISSLVNEAKKHSLKIVINSHIHQHYCVHRDTNSLLPTSTNHSLEMNTNTHTNTISQNRTLMNTQSPSPSFMNIGEYSNNKSTDNSNALTSPNFHLTSPPTTSFSPGPSITYPLMIHPSFQDQNSNPYISFNSNTDDSKQYTLNNGREPLYERFGHSRKSHFNKLTTYLKPKLSSSGSSTPVNNSNPNNNSFPKNNNIHSPIGPNTSISQVINNTGSLDSPNNHLGFNNSQLNSNTELALKEQFNLRRPHISNNFNLLNMPFKSPTDTNASNGKHSVPSAEDDDGTDFWENLRNLAGQPTPDNPQFAPSALEEDYGIFFNFFDNEQRLANPGTQFYDGNKHISHGGSRYVHEQLYEEQESGDEDEEYEDEEEEEDITGYGS, encoded by the coding sequence atgcccaattcaagaaataaaaatgtgTCGAGTAATGGGAAACTTTCGAAATCCTTTGTTCAAAAAGGCGGTTCATTTGATCCATTAGATGTCACTAAGTCCTTAGGGTTTCAAATTAACCGTAAGATTGGCAGGAACGTTTGGTcaaaagatgatgataaaaaattgacCGGATTGGTTCAAGCCCTTTTGATAGAGATGGGGTTCCCCAATGGTATTAAGGATATCAAATCTATAGAACATTCAACAGATGTCTCTCAACAATTAAATTGGGATTCATTAGAAGCACATTTTGTTGAGCCACGTAGGCGTGGTAAAGATTTGAAGAAAAGATGGACTGCCTCATTAGACCCCAATTTGAAAAGAGGTCGATGGACggatgatgaagataaaatCCTTTTAAAAGCTTTCCAGAAACATGGTCCACATTGGTTGATCATTGCAGCAGAAATACCAGGTAGAACTGAGGATCAATGTGCCAAACGATATACTGAAGTATTGGGTCCTAATAGTAAAGGTAGACTCCGAGAATGGAGCGTAGAAGAggatttattattgataagTAAAGTGAAACAGTATGGAACTAAATGGAGACAAATCTCTTCAGAGATGGAATGTAGGCCTAGTCTGACCTGTAGAAATCGCTGGAggaaaattattactttaGTCGTGCGTGATAAGGCAGATCCAAAAATTTCAGAAGCTGTAAGAAAGCATCAAGAATTAACAAAGACTAATCAAAATCCCCCTTCCAATTCTCCGTCTCCATCACAACCTCAACCACAaaacaattcaaattcaatgaGTAATTCTATCACTCATGAAATGCCTCTACCAACCAGATTATTACAGCAAAATACTAATCTAAGTATATCCAACAAAAATACAACCCCAGCAAATTCTCCACCACATTTGATTAGACCTTTATCTGTGCCACTCCCCATGAATGCAAGCCACGTTAATAACTTGATGAATAATAtgaacaataataacatcGGGAGATTTCATCGTCCAATGATGGCTAATAGCACAGGGAATAGCCCAATTCCCATGAAcgcattattatcaattagaGGTCTCGATAATATCTCAACATCGTCACCATCGCataatattcataataataactcaACACAGGATAATTCTCacacaaataataaaatcgAAAATACATTCTATCATTCCCATACCCAATACGCATCAGACGGAATTTCTtgtatttcaaatttaaattcatttaataatcctaataataaatcatctCCAGAGTGGACTGTAACATTGAAGGACTCGAAAGAGAAAACCATTACTCAAgaaactttaaataatgagagtataatttcatctttagtCAATGAAGCTAAAAAGCATTCCCTGAAAATAGTCATTAATTCGCACATACATCAACATTATTGCGTTCATAGAGATacaaattcattattaccAACATCAACTAATCACTCTCTAGAGATGAATACAAATACACATACTAATACCATCTCACAAAATAGAACTTTAATGAATACTCAAAGCCCATCACCAAGTTTTATGAATATTGGTGAgtatagtaataataaatccaCTGATAATTCAAACGCATTAACTTCTCCAAATTTCCATTTAACCTCACCACCAACAACATCTTTTAGTCCGGGGCCAAGCATCACTTATCCATTAATGATACACCCTTCTTTTCAAGATCAAAACTCAAATCCTTATATCTCCTTTAATTCGAACACTGATGACTCAAAGCAGTATACTTTGAATAACGGAAGAGAGCCTCTATATGAGAGATTTGGCCACTCCAGAAAGTCACattttaacaaattaaCAACATACTTAAAACCAAAACTATCTTCATCAGGATCATCTACTCctgttaataattctaaccctaataacaatagttttccaaagaataataatattcactCGCCTATAGGGCCTAATACTTCAATTTCCCAAGTTATAAATAACACAGGGTCACTAGACTCTCCAAACAACCATCTAggctttaataattctcaaCTAAATTCTAATACAGAGTTAGCTTTAAAGGAACAATTCAATTTAAGGCGTCCTcatatatcaaataattttaatttgttaaaCATGCCATTTAAATCGCCAACAGATACTAACGCAAGTAATGGGAAACATAGTGTTCCATCTgcagaagatgatgatggcACAGATTTCTGGGAAAATCTAAGAAATCTGGCGGGCCAACCGACTCCAGATAATCCTCAATTTGCTCCATCTGCCTTAGAAGAAGATTATGggatttttttcaacttttttGATAACGAGCAAAGACTAGCAAATCCAGGAACTCAATTTTATGATGGCAATAAGCATATTTCTCATGGAGGTAGCAGGTATGTACATGAGCAGCTTTATGAAGAACAAGAATCGggtgatgaagatgaagagtATGAAGATGAGGAGGAAGAGGAGGATATTACTGGGTATGGTAGCTGA
- the COA1 gene encoding Coa1p (similar to Saccharomyces cerevisiae YIL157C; ancestral locus Anc_5.715): MFKLPSRNLSSIGFKTLTVQNIARVNRCSARTLITPSIRLLQAQASDNAGKKMTIDCELPDPTKGKRRQQLALGGFIVAIAASLAIIFNYEKTESPIVTHTFYYLRRSPKSKELLGENIAFAGIVPWVYGELNQVAGNINISFYVKGDKNIPGEVKLVADRKNRNEEFLIHEWSLTADGKTINLLSDSGTSSI, from the coding sequence ATGTTTAAATTGCCAAGTAGAAATTTAAGCTCAATAGGATTCAAAACTTTAACAGTTCAAAATATAGCAAGAGTTAATCGTTGCAGTGCCAGAACATTGATAACGCCCTCTATACGTCTATTGCAAGCACAAGCTAGTGACAATGCAGGTAAAAAGATGACTATTGATTGTGAATTACCTGATCCAACCAAGGGTAAGAGACGTCAACAATTAGCGCTCGGAGGATTTATCGTCGCTATTGCTGCCTCCTTAgctataatttttaattatgaGAAGACAGAATCGCCAATTGTGACACACacattttattatcttcgTAGATCACCTAAATCTAAGGAGCTTCTCGGAGAAAATATTGCGTTTGCAGGGATTGTTCCTTGGGTTTATGGTGAATTAAATCAAGTTGCAGGGAATATCAATATCAGTTTCTACGTCAAAGGTGACAAGAATATTCCTGGTGAAGTAAAATTAGTTGCCGATAGAAAGAACCGcaatgaagaatttttaattcatgaATGGTCATTAACAGCAGACGGAAAAAcgataaatttattatcagaTAGTGGAACAAGTTCCATCTGA
- the AIM20 gene encoding Aim20p (similar to Saccharomyces cerevisiae YIL158W and SKG1 (YKR100C); ancestral locus Anc_5.716): MTGNTSTAVGCAVGIPVGLGLIVAGAFWLHMQRRLKREDLEDVQLEQEVHEDTEFDAFNHLHILQQRKKSIDNNSASEPSREGSQLSNDGEDNEKNYDSNATPYRHKKNSKSFVPAYRKKLNIFIQEGELKEDSTEELNGSKNIKRNQIPYTDPKNVSTYDQMVPIMPDGVANIFGEDSEDNNSQLTNSSKMLARAQYSDFRKNLYSQDFGSYYPRRTSTSDLPSFNNPYNHPNQSGSSLRTRSSSTNSISKHGIIENVLESSSRDFTQSSISLENNAASPTRDEERMLGKYKRKSHLNHDSSENETSNEILEEDYYENEFTNYSENKRQFIEGLKPTKNKK; this comes from the coding sequence ATGACTGGAAATACATCTACAGCGGTCGGTTGTGCAGTCGGTATTCCAGTAGGACTGGGTCTCATAGTTGCAGGTGCATTTTGGTTACATATGCAGAGAAGGTTGAAACGTGAAGATCTAGAGGATGTGCAATTAGAGCAAGAAGTACATGAAGATACAGAATTTGATGCATTCAATCATTTACATATATTACAACAACGTAAAAAATCtatagataataattcagcTAGTGAGCCATCTCGAGAAGGTTCACAACTTTCAAATGATGGtgaagataatgaaaaaaattatgattCCAATGCTACACCATATAGACACAAGAAAAATAGCAAATCATTCGTACCTGCTTACaggaaaaaattaaatatattcatacAGGAAGGTGAACTGAAGGAAGACTCCACTGAGGAATTAAATggttcaaaaaatattaaacgTAACCAAATACCTTATACTGATCCAAAAAATGTTAGCACTTATGACCAGATGGTACCCATTATGCCAGACGGTGTCGCTAACATATTTGGTGAAGATTCagaagataataattcacAATTAACCAATTCCAGTAAAATGTTGGCAAGGGCTCAATATTCAGATTTTAGAAAGAACCTTTACAGTCAAGATTTTGGCTCATATTACCCACGCCGTACTTCAACCTCTGATTTACCATCGTTTAATAACCCATATAATCATCCAAACCAATCAGGCTCGTCTTTACGTACTCGTTCCTCAAGTACTAATTCAATATCCAAACATGGTATAATAGAAAACGTCTTAGAAAGCTCTAGCAGAGATTTTACTCAATCTTCCATATCGTTGGAGAATAATGCGGCTTCACCCACAAGAGATGAAGAACGTATGCTAGGCAAATATAAACGTAAAAGTCATTTAAATCATGATTCCTCTGAAAATGAAAcatcaaatgaaattttagaagaagattattatgaaaatgaatttacTAATTATTCggaaaataaaagacaATTCATAGAAGGGTTAAAACcaactaaaaataaaaaataa